One Vitis riparia cultivar Riparia Gloire de Montpellier isolate 1030 chromosome 4, EGFV_Vit.rip_1.0, whole genome shotgun sequence genomic window carries:
- the LOC117912167 gene encoding brassinosteroid-related acyltransferase 1, producing the protein MATQHENYSLVSITKRVSVYPKSLRPQQLLSLSNLDRQCPTLMYLVFFYNPSHALKNLSIKTVFSSLKSSLEETLSAWYPAAGRLTLNPSDGKLELWCNNGGAILVEAVTQVQISELGDLSEYNEFHEKLVFKPSFNGNFSDMPLLVAQVTRFGCGGYSVGVGTSHSLFDGPAVFDFLRAWASNTTMIGSTGLDHQQHKPVHDRGTLLACMRSQPASAKLGKNPNSVSRVAAIDHLYLLIKQAASDWNHVSDGKLGGQKLSHMGSSNQDNYVLKTFHLNVSMIESLKRKIFGEKRGSLPCSSFEVVAAHLWKARTKALGLRKERMVCLQFAVDTRTKMVPPLPEGFSGNAYVLASIALTAGELEEESHGSLIERIKEAKNSVTTDYICAYMEALEAPQTSLPPLKELTLVSDWTRMPFHKVNFLHGEAAFVSPLVPPITQVAYFMHSPTESRSIDVRIGLLPQTLTAFSHHFLTNMQ; encoded by the exons ATGGCCACCCAACATGAGAATTATTCACTAGTCTCTATAACAAAGAGAGTTTCCGTGTACCCCAAATCACTGCGTCCCCAACAGCTCCTCAGCCTGTCCAATTTGGATAGGCAGTGTCCAACACTCATGTACTTGGTTTTCTTTTACAACCCATCTCATGCTTTGAAAAATTTATCCATCAAGACGGTTTTCAGTAGCTTGAAGTCTAGCCTGGAAGAAACCTTGTCTGCCTGGTACCCAGCTGCCGGTAGGCTGACTTTGAACCCTAGTGATGGGAAGCTTGAACTCTGGTGCAACAACGGTGGTGCAATTCTAGTTGAGGCAGTGACCCAAGTTCAAATCTCTGAGCTTGGAGATCTCTCAGAGTACAACGAATTCCACGAGAAGCTCGTCTTCAAGCCATCTTTTAATGGGAATTTCTCCGATATGCCTCTCCTTGTTGCCCAG GTGACAAGGTTTGGATGTGGAGGCTACTCGGTGGGTGTGGGCACGAGCCACTCCTTATTTGATGGACCAGCTGTGTTTGATTTTCTTCGTGCATGGGCTTCTAATACAACTATGATAGGGAGTACAGGTCTTGATCATCAGCAGCATAAGCCCGTGCACGATCGAGGGACACTGTTGGCTTGTATGCGATCGCAACCAGCAAGTGCTAAATTGGGTAAAAACCCGAATTCAGTGTCAAGAGTTGCAGCAATAGATCATTTATATCTACTGATAAAACAAGCTGCTAGCGATTGGAATCATGTCTCAGATGGGAAGCTTGGTGGGCAGAAGCTTTCCCACATGGGTAGCTCAAATCAAGACAATTATGTGCTCAAGACCTTTCATCTGAATGTTTCAATGATAGAAAGCTTGAAGAGGAAGATCTTTGGTGAGAAGAGAGGAAGCCTTCCATGTTCATCCTTTGAGGTGGTTGCAGCTCACCTGTGGAag GCAAGGACCAAAGCTTTAGGACTAAGGAAGGAAAGAATGGTGTGCCTGCAATTTGCTGTGGACACAAGGACCAAGATGGTGCCACCACTGCCGGAAGGCTTCAGCGGGAATGCTTATGTACTTGCATCCATAGCTCTAACAGCAGGAGAATTGGAGGAAGAAAGCCATGGGAGCTTAATCGAGAGGATAAAGGAAGCCAAGAACTCAGTCACCACCGACTACATCTGTGCATACATGGAAGCACTGGAAGCACCTCAGACCAGTCTCCCTCCCCTTAAGGAGCTAACCCTGGTTTCAGACTGGACAAGGATGCCATTCCACAAGGTCAATTTCCTCCATGGAGAAGCTGCCTTTGTATCACCACTGGTTCCTCCTATCACCCAAGTGGCATacttcatgcacagccccactgaaaGTAGAAGCATTGATGTGAGAATTGGTCTGCTCCCACAAACCTTGACTGCCTTCTCACACCACTTCCTCACCAATATGCAATAA